DNA sequence from the Pseudoglutamicibacter cumminsii genome:
GTGTTGAAATTCGCTTGTTATGTGTATAGCCTGATATCGCACGCTATACAGAGCGCAGAAGAACGCAGAATAGCGCAAAACAGCGCACCGCGTGAATAGGGCGCTACGCGACAACAGAACGGCTAAACGCCGCATTCGCATGGTCAATCTGTATAACGTCAAACAGCACACAGCACAACAGGAAGGGGGAACGGATGGTCAACGACAACACCGCGCTAGACGTCAAGACCGCGGCAGAAGTGTTGGGCGTGTCTATGCCAACCGTTCGCGCGCTACTGAACGCCGGCGAACTAAAGGGCTACCGGATGAGCGACCGCGTGAACGCTAGCTGGCGAACAACAAACAAATGGATCGCGCAATACCAAGAACACCAAGCCGCGAAAACACACCGCTAACCAAACCAAGGGAGACAACAAGCAAATGATCCTCGCAATCATCCTCAGCATCATCACCGCCGTTGTCATCGGCCTGATCATCGCAGCTATCGCGCCGGATGTTCTCGGAATACAGCGACGCAAACCACGGCACCGAGCGGAACCACGAAAGGCAACCCGATGACCAACCACAACAGAGACACCTACGACGATGGGCCGGTTTGGTTACCGATGCTCGCAGGCGCGCTAACCGCCGTCGCAGGACCCTACCTACTCATCCAACTCATTCTTTGGATCATCCACGTGTTCGACCTATACCCGGAAGGAATCTAAACAACATGATCGTCAACAGGAAAGGCGGCGCGTTCGTCTACAAAGACAACACCCGCAGCTACACATCAACCGTGCTCGTTGTCGTTGAGCTCGACGGGGACACCGCACAGATTGAGTTGAACGACTATGACGCGCAGAAGCTAGCGGATGCGCTCACAGGCAAGACCCCTGACGACAGCCCGAAGGCGGCGGCATGACGGCGGATAACGGGATCACGGTTCATGAGTCGTTTGAGCAGGGAACACCGGCTTGGTTTGAGGCGCGCGCCGGTATCGTCACCGCATCCAACGTCCACAAGCTCTTGACGCCGCGGCTAGGGGTCGCAGACAACGCGACGAGCCGGGGCCTCATCTACCGGCTAGCGATGGAGCGGCTTACGGGGCACCCGGTTGACGCCGGCGCTACAACGTTTGCGATGCGGCGCGGCACCGAACTAGAGCCTTACGCACGGGAACACTTCAAACAACACTGGCTAGCGGATGGGCAGACGCTAACGGAAGCCGGGTTCATTACTCGCGACCATGAAGCGACCGATACCGCGCCCGCGTACCGGATCGGGTATTCACCTGACGGGCTCATCGACGATGACGGGATTCTTGAAATCAAATGCCCCGGACCCGAGAAGTTCTTGACCTGGTTTGAAGATTGGGAAGCGACGCGGCGGGAATACGGGCAGGCGGCCTATGTGCCAGCTGAACACATGTTGCAGGTACAGGCCGGGCTATATGTGAGCGGACGAACCCGCGGCGTGTTCATGGCGTACACGCCGGGCCTAACCCCAATCGTTAGCTACACGGTGTCAGACCCGGCTTGGGTGAACACAATCAAGGCCGCCGTTCAAGCAGCAGAAACCAAAGTGAACGCGCTGGTCAACCTGCACCGGACCGCGACCAGCGGCGAACCGTTCGACCCGTGGTTTGACCCCTTCGACGAAGAAGCGACGGTGATTGACCTATG
Encoded proteins:
- a CDS encoding helix-turn-helix domain-containing protein; its protein translation is MVNDNTALDVKTAAEVLGVSMPTVRALLNAGELKGYRMSDRVNASWRTTNKWIAQYQEHQAAKTHR
- a CDS encoding lambda exonuclease family protein; its protein translation is MTADNGITVHESFEQGTPAWFEARAGIVTASNVHKLLTPRLGVADNATSRGLIYRLAMERLTGHPVDAGATTFAMRRGTELEPYAREHFKQHWLADGQTLTEAGFITRDHEATDTAPAYRIGYSPDGLIDDDGILEIKCPGPEKFLTWFEDWEATRREYGQAAYVPAEHMLQVQAGLYVSGRTRGVFMAYTPGLTPIVSYTVSDPAWVNTIKAAVQAAETKVNALVNLHRTATSGEPFDPWFDPFDEEATVIDLCPTN